The following are encoded together in the Deltaproteobacteria bacterium genome:
- a CDS encoding beta-ketoacyl-[acyl-carrier-protein] synthase family protein — translation MQKRRVVITGMGVVSAVGNEVPIFWRSLKEGCCGIKPITIFNTSGYRSHNGGEVDGLSPERHFSLKELRRLSRCDQFGIVAAREAINSSGIELANLKRERFGIILGADSGGIFSMEKYFRTIYTHAPKRPSPSLLVSFALATTTDHIAQEFDMRGPRTTTATVCSSSSAAIAFAHEAIVYGEAELMITGGSDSLCEVTYAGFNSLRAIDPKGCRPFDKNRQGLSLGEGAGILILEELEHARARGARIWGEVLGYGVCAEAHHLTAPEPSGEGIARTIRLALTDAGVSPKEVDYINTHGTGTPLNDLVETRGVKMVFGKRAYEISLSSIKSMIGHCLGSGGGIEAIATLLSLQEGVIPPTINYSTPDPECDLDYTPNEARKREIHIAVSNSFAFGGNNVCLVFGRVGCPLFSSLSCD, via the coding sequence TTGCAGAAGAGACGGGTAGTAATCACTGGAATGGGGGTGGTGAGCGCGGTGGGGAATGAAGTCCCTATCTTCTGGAGGTCGCTGAAGGAGGGCTGCTGCGGAATCAAACCCATCACCATCTTCAATACCTCCGGGTATCGCAGCCACAATGGTGGTGAGGTAGATGGGTTATCTCCGGAGAGACATTTCTCCCTCAAGGAGTTGCGGAGGCTGTCCCGCTGCGATCAGTTTGGGATCGTTGCTGCCCGGGAGGCAATAAACTCCTCAGGTATCGAACTGGCCAATCTGAAACGGGAGAGGTTTGGGATCATTTTGGGGGCGGATTCTGGAGGGATCTTCTCAATGGAAAAGTACTTCCGGACCATCTACACCCATGCCCCCAAAAGGCCTTCACCCAGCCTGCTGGTCTCCTTTGCCCTCGCCACCACCACGGACCATATAGCCCAGGAGTTTGATATGCGCGGTCCCAGGACTACCACGGCCACTGTCTGCTCCTCCAGCTCTGCGGCGATTGCCTTCGCCCATGAAGCCATCGTCTATGGGGAAGCGGAGTTGATGATTACAGGAGGGAGCGATTCCCTCTGCGAGGTGACCTATGCCGGCTTCAATAGTCTTAGGGCCATAGATCCAAAGGGGTGCCGGCCCTTCGATAAAAACAGGCAGGGGCTCTCCTTGGGGGAGGGGGCGGGCATCCTGATCCTGGAGGAGTTGGAACATGCCAGGGCGAGAGGTGCCCGGATATGGGGTGAGGTTTTGGGTTATGGGGTCTGCGCCGAGGCCCACCACCTCACGGCTCCTGAACCCTCGGGAGAGGGGATTGCCAGGACCATAAGGTTGGCCCTGACGGATGCGGGGGTATCCCCAAAGGAAGTGGATTACATCAACACCCATGGGACAGGGACCCCACTGAACGACCTGGTGGAGACCAGGGGGGTAAAGATGGTCTTTGGTAAGAGGGCCTATGAGATCTCCCTCAGTTCCATAAAGTCAATGATCGGCCACTGCTTGGGCTCTGGGGGGGGGATCGAGGCGATCGCTACCCTCCTCTCCCTTCAGGAGGGGGTCATCCCACCCACCATCAACTACTCTACTCCTGATCCGGAGTGCGACCTCGACTACACCCCTAATGAGGCCAGGAAGAGAGAAATCCACATAGCTGTCTCCAACTCCTTCGCCTTCGGAGGGAACAACGTCTGCCTGGTCTTCGGGAGGGTAGGATGTCCCCTCTTTTCTTCTTTATCTTGTGATTAG
- a CDS encoding outer membrane lipoprotein carrier protein LolA: MREKALYPLFFLLLSLIPLGLGASSWAQQEGRDLAYIMGQLKKAQEAIQDFSADITQVKISSIFKEPMVSKGKMRFKRPNQIWVDMYPPYPSLTVLNKGVLWIYFPEERAAQRYQVAGNPLLAKWLLFFQNPIETMGKRVSLQEKKKGEVVLNIDPAEDLAIFQEIRLWIDTSNWMLKRLEMLEKNGDLTTISYHHIRINSGIPDSSFELHLPPDVEIIEPMSR, from the coding sequence TTGAGAGAAAAGGCCTTATATCCCCTCTTCTTCCTGCTCTTGTCCTTGATCCCTTTGGGTTTGGGTGCCTCTTCTTGGGCCCAGCAAGAGGGGAGAGATCTTGCCTATATCATGGGGCAACTCAAAAAGGCCCAGGAGGCCATACAGGACTTCAGTGCCGACATCACCCAGGTAAAGATCTCCTCTATCTTTAAGGAACCAATGGTCTCTAAAGGCAAGATGAGATTTAAGCGGCCCAACCAGATATGGGTGGATATGTACCCACCCTATCCCAGCCTAACGGTCTTGAACAAAGGTGTCCTCTGGATCTATTTCCCGGAGGAAAGGGCGGCCCAGCGCTATCAGGTGGCCGGCAACCCCCTTCTGGCTAAATGGCTCCTCTTTTTCCAAAACCCCATCGAGACCATGGGCAAAAGGGTATCACTGCAGGAAAAGAAGAAGGGGGAAGTGGTGCTAAACATAGACCCCGCAGAGGACCTCGCTATCTTCCAAGAGATAAGGCTCTGGATCGACACCTCAAACTGGATGCTGAAGAGGTTGGAGATGCTAGAAAAGAACGGCGATCTCACCACCATCAGCTACCACCATATCAGGATAAACTCCGGGATTCCGGATTCCTCTTTTGAGTTACATCTACCCCCTGACGTCGAGATAATAGAACCGATGAGTCGCTAA